One stretch of Zingiber officinale cultivar Zhangliang chromosome 6B, Zo_v1.1, whole genome shotgun sequence DNA includes these proteins:
- the LOC121991062 gene encoding sulfite exporter TauE/SafE family protein 3-like — MEWKWLGKLGSAAVLGLVCLLVSLAVVSSERSIGIEGLRGTKHTVQEEDIESNYIANSRLFLWQTDKNSYKPVWPPMEFGWKIAVGSMIAFFGAAFGSVGGVGGGGIFVPMLTLIVGFDPKSTTAISKCMIMGAAGSTVYYNLRLRHPSLHMPVIDYDLALLIQPMLMLGISIDIIFNVVFPDWMVTVLLIVLFMNNLGTSTKAFMKGVDTWKLETILKREAAKRLEDIEYEPLPMTPTNTEQKGAAVTTELEVPRLQNIYWKELGLLVFVWMSFLALQIAKVRDLRHELYSYMFHMVLDIKLLTGMMNLFASRCDGGGSSMLVVVHVFTNLGDHSCNHLEIQ; from the exons ATGGAATGGAAATGGCTGGGAAAGTTGGGGTCGGCGGCCGTGCTTGGATTAGTTTGCCTCTTGGTATCATTAGCGGTAGTGTCGTCGGAGCGGAGCATTGGAATTGAGGGGTTGAGGGGGACAAAGCATACTGTTCAGGAAGAGGATATTGAATCTAATTATATTGCAAACTCGCGTCTTTTTCTATGGCAGACTGATAAAAATTCTTACAAACCTGTTTGGCCG CCCATGGAATTCGGGTGGAAAATTGCGGTGGGTTCCATGATTGCGTTCTTTGGAGCAGCGTTTGGTAGTGTCGGGGGAGTTGGTGGGGGTGGAATTTTCGTGCCCATGCTCACTCTCATCGTTGGTTTTGATCCCAAGTCTACTACAGCAATCTCAAAGT GCATGATTATGGGTGCAGCTGGTTCTACTGTTTACTACAATCTTAGGTTGAGGCATCCGTCTTTACATATGCCCGTCATTGACTATGATCTAGCTTTGCTCATTCAACCCATGCTTATGCTAGGGATCAGCATCGACATCATTTTTAATGTTGTCTTTCCTGATTGGATGGTCACTGTCCTCCTAATTGTCCTATTTATG AACAATTTAGGGACCTCGACCAAGGCTTTCATGAAAGGTGTTGACACATGGAAACTAGAGACAATTCTTAAAAGG GAGGCTGCTAAACGCTTG GAAGACATCGAGTATGAACCTCTTCCTATGACTCCTACTAACACTGAACAAAAAGGTGCAGCAGTGACAACAGAACTGGAG GTTCCACGTCTTCAAAATATATACTGGAAGGAGCTCGGCCTGCTTGTGTTTGTATGGATGTCATTTCTTGCACTACAAATTGCAAAGGTTAGAGACTTGCGCCATG AACTCTACAGCTACATGTTCCACATGGTATTGGATATTAAACTTCTTACAG GTATGATGAACCTCTTCGCCTCCCGGTGCGACGGAGGTGGTTCTTCAATGCTTGTTGTCGTCCATGTTTTTACAAATTTGGGAGATCATAGTTGCAATCACTTGGAAATACAGTAA